In the Triplophysa dalaica isolate WHDGS20190420 chromosome 8, ASM1584641v1, whole genome shotgun sequence genome, TTGTCCAGTTGTGCTTGACACACTGTATAAACTATAATACTGAGCTTTGGGGGCAAATTTTTAAAAAGACTTggcaaaaaattacacacaattcATGTACAAAGCTTACCGAGTCTCCGGAATGGATTGTTGCCATCAAAATgatcaacaacatttttatgatatatcactgtattttaaaataattgtaatacagtatatgttagttatacagtatatagatatATAACTGAATAATAGTTCATAGATGCTTAGATGCTAATTTACTGTGTgcttttttctattattttttcatattagaataaaacatttgatttgacaCACTGTAGTTTGCCAAataattttgtgaaataaatatcATAACCAAGTTTAGTGTTTTCTCCATTTTATATAGCCTAATCCCAATATCTTGATATTTTACTTGAACCTATATGGACATAATTTTTGgtatattaaaggaatagttaataatatgtattatttataatagtTGAAATTAATGTATCCATACTAACCCTTTAGTAAGAACAtgtagttgttttttattactcaGTACTTAAATGTACAAGGGCACTTTagaataaagtgtgaccaaattTAGCTTGGACTGAACCATCCCTTTATCTCTTTTCTAGAACACGTGACAGATAATGCATAACTTGTATAATATATCATCTCCCTGCACCCTGTCTTATTTGTGTGCTTTGCAATAAATGAGATTTGCCTTTTCTCTGGCAGCTGGGTTGGCTATCAGTTTCCCGGCTACCGTGGATATCAGTACATCTTTGAGAGAGACAGACGCCAAGGAGAGTACAGATGCTACAATGAATACGGCACCCAGCCACACACCAATCAGATCCAGTCTATGCGCAGAATTCAGTAATAAGACCATTCTCCATTACGAACCCTCCATGTTGTGCCGTGTCATAACAATAGGTAATAAAGACATTATTTAAACTACGGTTAAGACTGCTTGTGGAAATTCCTTgcttattaaaatataacaacattcttGCTTAAATGCCAATTCTGCATAGTTATTTTGTTGTGATACTTAAAACTGGTCATATTTTCTGATTCAGTCATTCAGTCATATAATCATGCAAATTTTTTGTTCTTTACAAATGGTCATTTAGTTCCAGCTGAACACTAGCCGATTTTGCTTCTTAATATTTTCGAGCACCCATAATAGTGTAACACTGTATATATTTCCAAACAAGAGCATGGTTTATGTTTAAGCTGGTTGTGGTCATTGCATTTAATATCATAGCCgtggaaaaaaattaagagaccactcaaaattttaatttaatcagccTTTCTAGATGTAACTAATGTGGCTATGTTTGTTCACTCCGTCTTGAAAttcaaaaaaatcaaacctcaggagtgacataaagtcatccaacagcaatgtgaaagactgacattATGATACGACACATGAAATCTGCGATTAAAATAGGAGGTTTTcacatacaattttttttacaaatattactgctgtattgctaaaagtgaatattaacttatttttttgcagcatttgaggtctgagaaaatacaaagcatattttctgttatttttacctgtttttccagttttcattCTCTGCGAAtacatgcaaatagaaacaatattttaattgtcatttttcattggaaatgggagaaatattgtgattagttcacagaatgaaacaaaacttgacaattttacctaaacacataggCTACCCATAAATAGTaatttcagaaaaactgaaaataattgtttgtgtgtgtgtgtatgcatataaaaatgtattattaatatttcataaataagaatttataaaaataataaataaataaaaatgtttgtttgtaatatAAAGCTAAGCTTTGATCATTTACCACTATGattaattcaaatgaaaataatatgaCGCACTGCCCAGTCACCTTCGTAATTATCCTTTAGATCTAAAACTGTTTTACCgaataaatgtggacgatgttaaaattcTTCAGCAGATCAggacatgtgtttgtgtttgcttCAATTGCCTATTTTCATTTTACCTTTATTTTCCAGGAAGTCCCATTGAGACCTGGCCAAGGTAGCAGCCATACATATTCAGATGAAGattacaaaaaatctaaatgcatGTTTATACAAGTAATGCAGCACCTCTTAATCGCACACAAATCGTTCTCAAGGAAACGACCACATGTCTGCTTTACCACATTCGTTACAATTTTATTGAATTCATTGATATACATCTACGTAGGTAACTGTAAATcttaatttataaaattattccATGACTGGGTTCATAAtaagaaaaagcagttttccCAGGGGCGCAGATGGGATCTTTGAACTGGTGGGTCCAAGCTGTAAGCAGATGATTTCAGCTCAGTTAgttattttgcataatttggGCTTTAACTAGTGGTCAAGTTACTTTGCATGAATTGGGCTCATGGTTTGCACTAAAAAGCCATTGGAGGATTCTTATTTGAAATCatggataaaaataaatgaacaaaagcCTTTGGAGGATTCTTATTTGAAATCATGGATaaacaacaatgaacaaaaGACATTGGAGGATTCTTATTTGAAATCatggataaaaataaatgaacaaaagcCTTTGGAGGATTCTTATTTGAAATCATGGATaaacaacaatgaacaaaaGACATTGGAGGATTCTTATTTGAAATCATggataaacaacaacaaccaaaGGCCTACCTATAAACAGCATCTGCCTGACCGgaggggctgctttagaattagaattttaaagttttacacaaataatattTCACATAGGAATTTAGattctgttttatatttgacctgtgtttctctctcctttatcttaaatgtgtgctttcactctGCATGCgtgtctatgtgtgtgcgtgcctgtctgtgtttgtctgcacgtgcttgtctgtgtgtgcgtctgtgtgtctgcgcgtccgtgtgtgtgtctatgtctatgtgtgtCAGTACTTGTGCATATTGTATGTGTGGAGAGTTGTGGgtgtgtctgtcttctgtgttttcacctttttcttgtttttacaggtataacttgaactgttttgcttatagtcaatatgtctcatgtacagctgcttttataacaatgaaaattgtaaaaagcgctaaataaataaagttgagatGCACAATTGAGTCAGCTAACAGCTTCTCGTAGGATCCCGGGGGCAGGAGTCGTAGCAGACTACCAGCAGCACACAGAGACCACAGAGAACGTAAATATCAGTGACCTTTCGTTGGGAAAATGAGGGGGACAGATTGAGATCTGAGGGGATCTTGTACCCCCGTTCCTAGTGCTATCTGCGCACCTGAGTTTTCCCCAAGTAAGTTGACACTACATAAAAAAGTAACCTATTTGAATTGCGCAATTCATAACTCCGAGAGTTAATACTAAAAAGGTTACAAAGGTAGAAAGGAAGTGTGCAAGTGTATGGCTGCTCCTTGTCACAAATATGGCAGAACAACATTACTAAAGATTCGGAAAGCCCTAAAAACTTCTAGATCCACCTGtccatcactaatagaagaaaacaagcaaaaccatttttttttaataaactgtcAGGGACTTCTGATTTTGGATATTAGCATAGCAGTGATGAATTTATTAACTActtcacaaataaaattgaTGACATTAAAGAAGAATTTATAAATATGCAACCAGAGGCTACACTAGCTGATCAAACAACTAACAAATGCTCCCCTAAGGAGCAATTGCAATTGTTTTCTACCGTAGATCatgatgaactgtctaaaatcattagatcatgcATTCTAGACCCTCAACCTACAGATCTACAGAAAGACAtactcccagaaattatagatacTCTTCTTAGCATTATAAACTCAACACTGACCCTAGAATatgtgcctaaagcatataaggtggctgttattaggccccttgtcaaaaaaacaacaactcgaccctaaagaaatAGTTAACATACCTATATCGAATCTacctttcatttttaaggtacttgtaaaagtagtttcaactcaattatgttccttcctccaaaggaatgacatcaaTGAAAAATTCCAGTCCGGATTTAGAGCACATCACAGTAAAAACACTGCTTTgataagagttacaaatgatctgcttttgcCGTCTATCCGTGGCTGTAtctcgttattggtgctgctaaaCCTTAGTGCTTCATTCAACACCATTGACCAAAGCACACTCTTACATAGACTTGAAAATGATGTcagcattaatggaatagcttTGAAATCAGACCGTTTTCAGTTTGCAATAAACAATGAAGTTTTACGCAAATCATAAGTCCAGTATgatgtaccacagggctcagtttCAGGGcctatacatgctacctctcagagatataataaagtgacATGGAGTTATTTTTCACTGCTATGCTGATGATGCTCaattttatatttcctcgaagcctcacaAAACAACAGTTCAACCGAATAATGGAATGCAGAGTCGATATAAGAAACTGCATGATAACAACTTTTTACTGCTTAACTCGggcaaaacagaagtgttacttattggACTGAAAACCGCCATATTTAACAACCAAGAATTCTgtttaactattgacggatgctccataaaaacCTTGTCATCAGTAAAGAATCTTGGCGTTTTATTCAATAGttatctgtcatttgaaagccatgtcatCAACACCTATGAAACCacgtttttccattttaagaatatatctaaactacatCATTTGCTGTCACTATCAGATGCAGAGAAgctaattcatgcattcatgacgtCAAGACTAGATTGTTGTAACGCTCTATTAGCGCACTATTAGGCACTGTGCGCCAATTACAAAAACTCCAGCTAGGTCAAAATGCAGCAGCACAAGTTCTGATACAAACTAAAAAGTATGAGCATTTTAGCCTGGTTCTATCAAcattgcactggttacctattaAGCAAcgcattaactttaaaatcttattGATGACTCCTCAGTACCTAAGTGAGCTTCTCTTGTATTACAGTCCTGCACGTTCACTACGTTCTCAGGGCTCCGGTCATtcggtaatacctagaatttcaaaatcaagtgcaggtgttAGATCCTTTACCCAtatagcgcctaaactttgtaAAAGTCTTCCTTGTatggtccgggaggcagactcactctgtcagtttaaatctagattaaagatgCATCTTTTAAACCATCCATAATACAAATCCTCATCTTGCATTAGTTAAATCAACCGGAACCAGAAACACTTCCCATAACAAAGAGTGTGGAACAGTACCCTTCTCTCAGCTGTCTTTTCTCATTGTTCTGAGGCTACCACGGCGTGCAGGATGCAGTCCATGCCCAGACTTGGTGGTAGAGTTGAAAGAGAAAAAGCGGCGACCCGTCAAGTCTTCACTACAAAAATGTCAACTGCTATTAgattttttatgataatttaaAACCTTATTAACTACTTTTTCACAtaaattttctttttacttaGCCTAGTTGTGCTAGCACTGTCATGCTTGTAGAGATGCCTGCAGTTTTTAACCTTGACTTGATTCCTTCCTCTCCCCATCGTTTCTTGTTGcctttttagaaatgtttgaaCGCCCATAAAAGTAATTGAGGATCAATAATATcagttgttgttatttttaaatacaattgatCTAAACAATAGCATAATTTTGTGGGGGGAGGGGCGTGCTTCTCATCCAGTTTTGTTTCACTGGAGCTGTCCGAGGTTCTGAACTTTAATAGGATATGCAACCTtctttttaaattcttttttgttcataaaCTTTTTGTGGTTTAAAGTTGCACGTGACTAATGAGATGGACCGTTTTGATTATGACGGCGATAAGGGAAGGGCGTTTTTTCTTCGCCCAATGAAATCTTTAGTAACATTGGGATCCGGGTTTGATTCCGCCTCTTATTTGTTTGTCGTATAACCCGTTCAGGACTCACACACCCACTTACAGAATGAGATGTGGACGGCACAGTTTATGTTTGAAAACTTACTTCCACACCCAGTCCAGGATCTCCTAATAAATGTTCACCTGTACACACCCTTAtcaaatacacatttcattttcaactgATTAAAAGTGCAGCACTGGTTATAGGGCAGTGGTTGAAAGACACCAGGGCTGAATGCTGCTATAGACAGGTCGCAGTCTGAAATATCTGAACAGGGTAAGTGGTCTTATTAGCGGAGCAAATTATGACGTTGACGGTATTTTGCAGTAGGCTAAGTTAACATTTATAGAAAATGTCCGACAAATTATTAAGCttaattaacaaaacaaaagtaggCTAATCTATGCAGGCCAATAACACCTACATGCCTATACAATCACAATAAACATTTGCACAAGTTCAGATGTTTTATGTAATCGATTCAATAGAAGTCTTATACTACATACTTGTACTAAATAATTTGTTCGCATTTTTCTTGTATTCTTTGCTTGATGAAGGATCGATTGACCGTGAGGTCTACATCAacttttcacacaaaatgtCGTTTGCTCATGCTGTGTGGAAAACCCAAAATGGCCTTGCATTCGAGGCTTGTTTTAAGTTGCCTGCGATCTTTTTATGACTCAGGCAGCTAAAGCAAGTCTGGGACGCTAGAGACAAATCGACGTGGTGGAGAGAAATTGGACGAGgacatttttttacagctgTTTGTGTTGAAATGCTGGCACTATGGTCATTAAGTTAATAGAACCCTGCTGCAGAGAGCCTTCTTCTGTGTGATTAATATACCGAATAGTCTAAATAGGCTTCAGTGCAAAAGTGGAGGTCGGAAAGTATGTAGCACGTGAGCTGTATAATACCATACATTTAGCCCTAAccaattagaaattagatgcaGTGTAGGGTGGACTAGCATTGTCCAcgaataaaatacaaatcagtgtctgaattatttgaaaaacattcaaaGATCATTTAGGGTATTTAAATGTATCTGCTTTTCATgctatgtcatttttttgttaagttGTGTTACATTTAGTGTTACTatcataaacatattaaaatagaTCTTTGTGGTTGTAACACACACTCCTCGTCTGTTATTTTTTAGTCGCAGACGAAGTCTTGAATTTTGATACAAATTCTACATTCTTAAAATGGTCAAATGTTTACGTGTATTTTTAAGACTTAACAATTTAGAATTGTGTTGCGTATTGGTATGGAATGACATCTACATTAGCCTATTGTGTTTAGGCTACACAATTGAagctcatatgttttctgtatcAAATCACTTTTTCAACTTTAcaatcattttcagttttaggattatattttgaaatgacTTTAATTTGCATCTGCAAAATGGGTATTAAACACGGAAACAAATGCGCCATCTGCGCCACCTCCCCTACACCAACAATGGAGCTGCCATTCATGGAGCttaaataacaaacattttagATAATAAATACACACTCCTGTACAGGCAGTCAATTTACATCTTTCCCATTGTGCATAATAGGACAATAAAGTTTGATTCCATtctcatgttttatttcttcacGAGTTTTTGAGTGTTGCATGTTGATATCACATAAATGGACATAACGCCACCCTGCtgtgatttctgtttttttacccTGTACAAATGAATCCAATATAAAGAAAGTCAATGCATGAGTGTTAACTCTGGAGAGGAAGGGACATAGTAGTATTtgatttttacagaaaacctTTATAGACTACATCATGATTTAGAATGTGAATTATTGCAAATTTCAACAAAGGTCCAAGACGACCAAGTGATAATAAGGCAAGGTTTAAAGTtaccattttacatttattgtgtattaaagcAAATTATGTTTGGATAAAATGTTCTTGTTTACCATTATGCACTGAGGCGTAGTTAAAAGGTAAATATTCTCTTCCAACATGGAGCAGGCCTTTCTGTTTGCAAAGAGGTAAAAGGCGGAAAAGAAAGAGGATCTGAACCGGTTTCCATGTCAAACACTTCAATTCTCCATAGAAACTCTGATCTTAACGCAGAAACTTTATTAAACCTTGATGGTGGATTGATAAGGGTGAATTTCTATCGGTTCCTTTTTATTGTGGAGATGGGGAGGGATGACAGAGGTAAATTGCTCTTTTAATTAAACCAATGCACCGAAGGAAATTGCTGTCTGAATATTGTCTCAGAGATGGGGCTTGTGACAGTTGCCTGGAAACTTCAATCTGTCTCACATTTATTCCAGATCACAGTTTTGagataaagtttaataaaaatcttTGCGCCAATGAAAGCCTACCCTTTCACGTCCACCACCACAATGCGACAGAACTGCGGAGGAAGCGTTATGTTTAACATGTATCTCTCAGGTACATTGTCTTTTTGTGGataaaatgagaaatattgCTGAAATGATTGGAAGAGAAAAGGGCGATACTAGggatatgtgtgtgcatgctgcGCACCATTGCGGGATGACTTTTCCATCCGGAACGCATGTCCTCTTTTGTCGGAAATCGGATATCCTTTTTCCTGGACGCGCTTCCTGACCTCATCGCTGAAGTTAGGCAGAAAATCTGGACAAATGCATCGTGCAGCAACACAAGAATACTCCTATTATTGAAATGATTTCACAGCAAATAATTATTGATACGTTCCATTTTTATAGAACATTACACAATTATGGAGAAATATGTTTCTGCCTTAGATGAACAGATGtagttaaaatatgtttttaaagatgtctttATCTCAGCATTTAGAAACAGCTGAATTTTATCTCACAGTTCTCTATTTGCACATTTTCTTTCAGATCCTACGGAAAATCTACTCAAGGAAACCAAAAGCTCTTCTTGGACCCCCATCAACACAGGTGTACAAAAAGGTGAGTCTTGTGATGCACTGAATTATGTGAACAAGACAATAaatttattaatgtaataataataaaatactattaataatgataataataacaacagtaatagaaatgtgaattattatatgaatattattcttattattaataGACTGTGAAATGCAAAGGCGAAAAGTTCTTGTgtcatttctttaaatttaataaaattagtgCATTATGCAAAAAGGAGACAtggattgtttattttatgtcattttaaatcatatttttttgggCAACACATTGATATATcctaaacaaatgtattaatttCAGGGAGTGGACAAATCCAGCTGTGGCAATTTCTTCTGGAGCTTTTGTCAGACAGCACCAATATGTCATGCATCGCCTGGGAGGGGACCAATGGAGAGTTTAAACTGATAGACCCGGACGAGGTCGCCAGACGCTGGGGGGAACGCAAGAGTAAACCGAACATGAACTATGATAAACTGAGTCGAGCTCTGCGCTATTACTACGACAAGAACATCATGACGAAGGTGCACGGAAAGCGATACGCTTACAAATTTGACTTTAACGGCCTGGCGCAAGTGTGCCAGCCttcttccacagaacaagcCATTTATAAATTCCAGAGTAACTTCGCTCCTATCCAGTTTTCAGGTATTTCGAAGCTCAATCTAGTTGCTCCGGGGGTTGGTCCATCAGGGTTCTCTTACTGGCCCGGATCTCCTCCAACACTATACCACAGCCACAACCTACAACCACCCGGACCATTCGGTGCCGTTTCTGCGTCTCATTTAAGTTGCGTTAACAATATCAATAGTTTAAATAACctgaataatattaataatcacTATAACTAATTTTATACGCCCCGGGGATGCCCAAGACCAATATTACATACTGCAAAATTCACGTAGCGCAGATAAAACTACAAAGCCTACCGTATACAATGTATTATAAGCAACTGCTGATGAGAtgcaattatttacaataaggTCATACAATTCTAGTGAAAAAAATTCATTCGCGTCGTAAATCACCTGTTAAATTCGACTTTATTATAGTAATTTAGCGCCATCTTATGGAAAATAAACATTAGCGATCAATactcaaatgtattgtttttgtcataatttttgttttgttttattggtttaaataaatattaccgAACTACATCCGATATCCTAGGCTGATTTAAGGTAAAGGTAACAAATTAGggttataaaataaacaataaacttaATGTCGGAGTTTAAAGGGCCTTTGTGATACATGAACAAATTGTAAGAAGTCGAAATAGCCGAAAGCTTAGAAAATCAAGAATATGTATTGTTAGACTTTTGTAACACAACACCTGCTtgtttatatgattattatttatttaaggatGATAGGCGAATAGTTTTTAACAACTGACAAATTGAAAAAACCTGAAATCTTATTAATTGTAAATAACAacaatgaatttgtttttatttgttttatctaCATTGGGTCTCACAAGTTCTCGTTCTTCTTTtcactgtgtttgtttttagactATATCGTGTATTTGTATACttgatatatataaaaaaatattaaatatttcatttaaattggtGTAACGTCTGATTctttatattgtttgtgtgtgtgtaaggttTTGCCTTCAGTACATTGTGGGGGCAGGTGGTTGAGAACTACTTTCTAGCTTAGGCCTACTTAAATGCAAAAAGTAATATGTAAggttagtttttattatttagaagtgtgtatttgtttatgtgCAATACTACAATTATTGAGCACATTTTCCCCAAAACTGAGGCAAATAAATGACTTAAATTATGCGAATAGTTAACGGTCATGAAAGTTAATTAATAAACTGCttaataaactataaaataatcacaaacaatgtttaaaatgcaaaaacggTAAGGCAAGGTTTAATGcacgtgcgtgtgtttgtgtactgtcAACTTTTGTCAACAAATTTTCAGACTTTTTGGCTTTCCTCATTTATAAAAACTCCATTTAAAGCATAGTCGTTTTTTAAAAGATAGTCAATATAGATAAACACATAGAAATACAGTAAGAAGAATCTAAATATATACTACGCAGTCATGGCACAAGAGGGCGCAATTTAGCTATATTggtacataaaaaataaaaaaagaaagattaatTTGAAGCTTTCTTTATAGTTCATATATGATAACACTAAAGGAACCAGGGAGCCTTAGAATGAAATGTTGCCCTTGTTCTGTTACAGATTACAGAATAACAAAGATTGTAAAtgcatttcaattcaaaatggcCTATGTTTCCTCAATTGTTAAACTAGCTTGCTGTTTATTTGAAAGGGTGAATTTAACTAGCTTGCTAGCATTCCATGCAGGGACAataaagttacttttaaaatgtatttcaccacagattacaaaatacatgctttataaagtaatttgtaatgtatttcattggattaaacaaattttgtaatttaatacatACTTAATAATACTttggaatctcctcaaccaccaccaatgtgcagcatccaccagGATGATGCGATggcagccatattgcgccaGAACGCCCACCACACTATTTTATTGGTCGAGTCAGTTTGTCTTGTGGAATATATATAATCTTATATCATGTGAAATAGCTTCATCAGgacataactaaataaaatgaacatggaGTTTCTATGATCCCAGAAACATCTTATTTTATTAACCCTATGATGCACAAGCTATTGAAACCCTTTCAAATGCTCAAAGTGAGTCTAATCCCGTATtcattttctatgttt is a window encoding:
- the fev gene encoding protein FEV isoform X1, translating into MKAYPFTSTTTMRQNCGGSVMFNMYLSDPTENLLKETKSSSWTPINTGVQKGSGQIQLWQFLLELLSDSTNMSCIAWEGTNGEFKLIDPDEVARRWGERKSKPNMNYDKLSRALRYYYDKNIMTKVHGKRYAYKFDFNGLAQVCQPSSTEQAIYKFQSNFAPIQFSGISKLNLVAPGVGPSGFSYWPGSPPTLYHSHNLQPPGPFGAVSASHLSCVNNINSLNNLNNINNHYN
- the fev gene encoding protein FEV isoform X2, translating into MGRDDRDPTENLLKETKSSSWTPINTGVQKGSGQIQLWQFLLELLSDSTNMSCIAWEGTNGEFKLIDPDEVARRWGERKSKPNMNYDKLSRALRYYYDKNIMTKVHGKRYAYKFDFNGLAQVCQPSSTEQAIYKFQSNFAPIQFSGISKLNLVAPGVGPSGFSYWPGSPPTLYHSHNLQPPGPFGAVSASHLSCVNNINSLNNLNNINNHYN